In the Oncorhynchus keta strain PuntledgeMale-10-30-2019 chromosome 14, Oket_V2, whole genome shotgun sequence genome, one interval contains:
- the LOC118393501 gene encoding protein Niban 2-like encodes MGDLISSHLDEGKREIIKARTGEVIGEFGRLYEQQYAVALFNKVRFDIEGGGGPQPQLLRRKAPLENRSIFSGALFQFLEENKKWRNRFLFVPDSYNMNYYDNKASHERGLHPKGTINCAGYKVLTSMDQYLELLNNSLPDVKAKVGNTPFLKCATEFLLILWHPYARHYYFCVVTEKEQKKWHAVFQDCVRHTNDGLLEESKVQTPAFTDSVRLFRQAHGQYGTWEMMCGAPPQILANLVMETLLPEVRDLITPGLKGKMHERQRNWMLICDAVYGLVVRQAQAQYESVVQSCEAGRPLLEASIRTDMDQIITSKEHVSNKIKAVALPKAEKLLKVSIQPYISSILEALMEPTSRGFSEVRDVFFRELVDMSKNTVNDSTKEKLAEHMEKISMLAFHPVKMQSCYEKVEDLSLDGLQQRFDVSSPSVFVQRAQILMREQMDDAVYTFEQILHQSLEDQGSEGLCKNIQRCQDRVIKKFDYDSSTVRKRFFREALLQIFIPYMLKQLTPSVASELPRFQELIFEDFSRFILVENIFEEVVLHSVMKDIMMAVKEAAVQRRHNLYRDSIVLTSSDPNLHLLGDNPAIDWAGEYGTGPEEGQGQDEVEGEETGDSGEAHRRRRMKQVVSMIQLDGSPILVSESCLEVPSVDGIPEEREGEGEDQDAPSSPEIIHQDPVKVNATTLKEKRKAPPPPVQPENSPSPALTNGSVLKGGESVTIVSVAPEVQTKISEGVTQEAQREEKYLEIESSLQDSENTASAIESAIQEIENAVQEEDSEPGVEVAAASQETAAEVSPSSQEVRSVSSSKEKESLKTVPEEASAPADLTQEDTSPSSEAVSSLPSTQIEAVAVTPIAQEEIPIPTALDTELQVPAPTQTEIPAATTTALEKVPVPAPMPEESESTESTSNVQRANPQPTVDLNSLPPPPPHDDSGFQSPTSEAVEKAAPSTEEPEAAEVIPEAGERE; translated from the exons CCCGGACAGGCGAGGTGATTGGAGAGTTTGGCCGTCTGTATGAGCAGCAGTATGCAGTGGCCCTCTTCAACAAGGTCCGTTTTGACattgagggaggaggggggcccCAGCCACAGCTACTGCGCCGTAAG GCTCCGCTGGAGAATAGGTCCATCTTCTCTGGAGCTCTGTTCCAGTTTCTGGAGGAGAACAAGAAATGGAGAAACCGTTTCCTCTTCGTTCCTGACTCCTACAACATGAACTACTATGACAACAAAGCG TCTCATGAGAGAGGGCTGCACCCCAAGGGAACCATCAACTGTGCCGGATACAAAGTGCTGACCTCGATGGATCAGTACCTGGAGCTACTCAACAATAGCCTGCCTG ATGTAAAGGCTAAAGTGGGCAACACTCCCTTCCTGAAGTGTGCCACGGAGTTCCTTCTGATCCTGTGGCACCCGTATGCCCGCCACTACTACTTCTGTGTGGTAACGGAGAAAGAGCAGAAGAAGTGGCATGCAGTTTTTCAGGACTGCGTGAGACATACCAATGATG GTTTGTTGGAGGAGAGTAAGGTGCAGACGCCAGCCTTCACAGACTCGGTGAGGCTTTTTCGCCAAGCCCATGGGCAGTATGGCACCTGGGAGATGATGTGTGGCGCACCTCCACAG ATTCTGGCCAACCTGGTGATGGAGACACTTCTCCCTGAGGTCAGGGATCTCATCACCCCGGGACTGAaaggcaaaatgcacgaaaggcAGAGGAACTGGATGCTG ATCTGCGATGCTGTTTATGGTCTGGTGGTGAGGCAGGCCCAGGCCCAGTATGAGTCTGTGGTGCAGAGCTGTGAGGCTGGACGCCCCCTTCTAGAGGCCTCCATACGCACAGACATGGATCAGATCATCACCTCCAAGGAGCACGTCAGCAACAAAATCAAAG CGGTGGCGCTGCCTAAGGCAGAGAAGCTGCTGAAGGTGAGTATCCAGCCCTACATCAGCTCTATCCTGGAGGCCCTGATGGAGCCCACCAGTCGAGGCTTCTCTGAGGTCAGGGACGTCTTCTTCAGAGAGCTGGTGGACATGAGCAAGAACACAGTGAACGACAGCACCAAGGAAAAACTGGCAGAG CACATGGAGAAGATCTCTATGCTGGCTTTCCACCCGGTGAAGATGCAGAGCTGCTATGAAAAAGTAGAGGACCTGAGTCTGGATGGCTTGCAGCAGAGGTTCGACGTCTCCAGCCCCTCCGTGTTCGTCCAGAGGGCACAGATCCTCATGAGAGAG CAAATGGACGATGCGGTGTACACCTTTGAGCAGATCCTTCACCAGAGTCTGGAGGACCAGGGGTCAGAGGGTCTCTGTAAGAACATCCAGCGCTGCCAGGACCGGGTCATCAAG AAATTTGACTATGACAGCAGCACAGTCCGGAAGAGGTTCTTCCGAGAGGCTCTTCTTCAGATCTTCATCCCTTACATGCTGAAGCAGCTCACTCCCTCCGTCGCCTCT GAGCTGCCTCGTTTCCAGGAGCTGATTTTTGAGGACTTCTCTCGTTTCATCCTGGTGGAGAACATCTTTGAGGAAGTGGTGCTGCACTCTGTCATGAAGGACATCATGATGG CTGTGAAGGAGGCAGCAGTCCAGAGGAGACACAACCTGTACAGGGACAGCATTGTATTGACCAGCAGTGACCCCAACCTGCACCTGCTGGGGGACAACCCTGCCATTGATTGGGCTGGGGAGTACGGGACAGGACCAGAGGAAGGACAGGGACAAGATGAGGTAGAGGGGGAAGAGACTGGTGATAGTGGGGAGGCCCATAGGAGGCGCAGGATGAAGCAGGTGGTCTCTATGATCCAGCTGGATGGCTCCCCCATCCTGGTCAGCGAGTCCTGCCTCGAGGTGCCCAGTGTGGATGGCAtccctgaggagagggagggagagggggaggatcaGGACGCTCCATCGTCTCCAGAGATCATCCACCAGGATCCAGTCAAAGTTAATGCAACCACTCTAAAAGAAAAGAGGAAAGCTCCTCCACCTCCTGTCCAGCCTGAGAACAGTCCATCCCCTGCCCTAACGAACGGGTCCGTCCTGAAAGGAGGAGAGTCGGTGACGATCGTGAGTGTGGCCCCAGAGGTGCAGACCAAAATCTCAGAGGGTGTGACCCAGGAAGCTCAGCGTGAGGAGAAGTACCTAGAGATTGAGAGCTCCTTACAGGACTCTGAGAACACAGCATCAGCCATCGAGAGTGCCATACAGGAGATAGAGAATGCTGTGCAGGAAGAGGACAGCGAGCCAGGCGTGGAGGTGGCTGCAGCTTCACAGGAGACCGCAGCAGAAGTGTCCCCCTCAAGCCAGGAGGTTAGAAGTGTATCCTCAAGCAAAGAGAAGGAATCTCTGAAAACAGTTCCGGAAGAGGCTTCGGCACCAGCAGATCTAACCCAAGAGGATACGTCTCCTAGTTCAGAGGCGGTATCTTCCCTACCCTCAACGCAGATagaagcagtagcagtaacaCCCATAGCACAAGAGGAGATCCCCATACCAACAGCCCTGGACACAGAGCTCCAAGTGCctgcacccacacagacagaaatTCCTGCAGCCACAACAACAGCCCTGGAGAAAGTCCCTGTCCCTGCACCAATGCCAGAGGAGTCGGAGAGCACTGAGAGCACTTCAAATGTCCAGAGAGCAAATCCACAACCCACGGTGGATTTGAActccctgccccctccacctccacatgACGACAGTGGCTTCCAGTCTCCCACCAGTGAGGCGGTGGAGAAGGCTGCCCCCAGTACCGAGGAGCCAGAGGCAGCAGAGGTGATCCctgaggcaggggagagggagtga